In Debaryomyces hansenii CBS767 chromosome A complete sequence, a genomic segment contains:
- a CDS encoding DEHA2D03630p (similar to CA1311|IPF14233 Candida albicans), with protein sequence MSIAPITCHILDTSVGKPASNVTCSIYYISPLSTDPNDESAYEVVNSKPFAMARTDNDGRIKSWIYDPKLDAKYKTNIGIDDNNWCKLTPGIYKIKFLTGKYFHNLDEKNRTFFPFVEVTFEVGNTPDNHYHIPLLLSNHSYTTYRGS encoded by the coding sequence ATGTCAATTGCTCCAATTACATGTCACATACTAGATACAAGTGTCGGAAAACCCGCATCTAATGTTACTTGCTCaatctattatatttcacCCTTATCGACTGATCCTAATGATGAATCAGCTTACGAGGTCGTTAATTCCAAACCATTTGCTATGGCAAGAACAGATAATGACGGGAGAATAAAAAGCTGGATATATGACCCAAAGCTTGATGCCAAATATAAGACAAATATTGGCATAGATGATAACAATTGGTGCAAACTAACACCTGGtatttacaaaataaaattcttaaCAGGAAAGTACTTTCACAATTTAGATGAGAAGAACAGAACGTTCTTTCCATTTGTTGAAGTCACATTTGAAGTCGGTAATACTCCGGATAACCACTACCAtattccattattattatccaaCCATAGTTATACTACATATCGAGGTAGCTAA
- a CDS encoding DEHA2D03652p (weakly similar to uniprot|P38960 Saccharomyces cerevisiae YDR082W STN1 Protein involved in telomere length regulation): MAGVNIRNKIDFAPGENHIAIRYPNKCYYVPEIFHMAPTDGKIIPLFISDINRSRSILEVYGSKGFEKYMNNFIMINNYPVKRVKITGKVIGESYKDYSEWGERNPKNYVLVALDDFSSDRMSIIEVKVKEALYLSAGLVFNGSYGKIIEAVGVVNELSNKRELLADYISIIGSNDELDLEIESWKEKLEFRNSILCRPWIYESPKLGQTPMTYSEPKLLRKDFNRKKFKEGLDIFDAEGAVSPSIFREDSILLRQHSESCQDVIDLTDPIEVDEALETNKEPEANEELEVNEVPEVIESEPEELEVNEDPEVIESEPEEIDDPLLPDSEIQILEVNQVHSLDNEAETPVQVFEEFQLTLEFIVWILNHGQSPFKLADIYNNSKIRHLLESLTNVKLLSRRLNSNEQYNIKHTKHEIFHTTRHLLHINYRLIGVSRNQDVNPHNLFQLADHLRYCLNVLKLHKINEDKTTVLNVESYMGIFKIHSNNLIGNVDYKLINAIVDWILTNEFNERKKWKYDSKVIEWSYIG, translated from the coding sequence ATGGCAGGTGTCAATATTCGTAACAAGATTGATTTTGCGCCTGGTGAAAACCATATCGCTATACGGTACCCTAATAAATGTTATTATGTCccagaaatatttcatatgGCGCCTACTGATGGTAAGATTATTCCACTATTCATATCAGATATCAATAGAAGTAGGTCCATACTTGAAGTTTATGGATCTAAAGGATTTGAGAAGTacatgaataatttcataatgATAAACAACTATCCGGTAAAGAGAGTTAAGATTACGGGAAAGGTAATAGGAGAATCATACAAGGATTACAGTGAGTGGGGTGAACGAAATCCAAAGAACTATGTTCTTGTTGCCCTAGATGATTTTTCCAGTGACAGAATGCTGATTATTGAAGTGAAAGTTAAAGAAGCTTTGTATTTATCGGCAGGGTTAGTATTTAATGGATCATATGGAAAGATCATCGAAGCAGTGGGGGTTGTGAATGAACTTAGTAACAAGAGAGAGTTGCTAGCTGATTATATAAGTATAATTGGTagtaatgatgaattagatcTTGAAATTGAGTCTTGGAAGGAAAAGCTAGAATTCAGAAACTCCATATTATGTAGGCCATGGATATATGAGTCTCCTAAGTTGGGACAGACGCCAATGACATACTCAGAACCAAAATTATTGAGAAAGGATTTTAATCggaaaaaattcaaagaagGACTAGACATTTTTGACGCTGAGGGTGCAGTAAGCCCCAGTATTTTCAGAGAGGATAGTATACTTTTAAGACAACACCTGGAATCTTGCCAAGATGTCATAGATTTAACTGATCCTATAGAAGTAGATGAAGCTCTTGAAACCAATAAAGAACCTGAGGCAAATGAAGAGCTTGAAGTAAATGAAGTTCCTGAAGTGATTGAATCTGAACCTGAAGAGCTTGAAGTAAATGAAGATCCTGAAGTGATTGAATCTGAACCTGAAGAGATAGATGACCCATTGCTACCTGATTCAGAAATTCAGATTTTGGAAGTAAATCAAGTTCATTCATTAGACAATGAAGCCGAAACACCAGTTCAAGTATTTGAGGAATTTCAATTGACATTAGAATTTATCGTGTGGATATTGAATCACGGTCAATCCCCCTTTAAGTTAGCTGACATTTATAACAATTCGAAAATCCGGCATTTACTCGAAAGCTTAACTAATGTCAAGTTACTATCTAGACGACTTAATTCGAATGAGCAATACAATATCAAGCATACTAAacatgaaatatttcacaCCACACGACACCTTTTGCATATCAATTATAGATTAATTGGTGTTTCCCGAAATCAAGATGTAAATCCGCATAACCTTTTTCAGTTAGCTGACCACTTGAGATATTGCTTAAATGTACTCAAATTGcataaaataaatgaagataaaacTACAGTATTGAATGTTGAAAGCTACATGggtattttcaaaattcatTCTAATAACCTTATTGGAAATGTAGACTACAAGCTAATTAATGCCATTGTTGATTGGATTTTAACTAACgaatttaatgaaagaaaaaaatggaaatatGATTCCAAAGTAATAGAATGGTCTTATATAGGTTAG
- a CDS encoding DEHA2D03674p (similar to uniprot|P38961 Saccharomyces cerevisiae YDR083w protein involved in cleavage at site A2 in pre-rRNA in the pathway of ribosomal RNA processing singleton), translating to MALFQVEGWNLKQDKVAVGGGSNKKKEKKERKKAKKIEHALVREEEEKQIQTGHEEHAKAKAKETEGKTENKEESDLKKEKVKKRKHDENEAQDEVPDKPLPITSKLTPLQQKMMAKLSGSRFRWINEQLYTITSKDALSLIEDQPELFDEYHQGFRSQVQSWPENPVDVFVDQIKTRASAKPVNAPGGLPGLPNKKVVIADMGCGEAQLALDVNNFTKQYNSKKQNKKQKPNQGRRFQTGPKTLDIEVHSFDLKKANDRITVADIKNIPLPNGSCTVVIFCLALMGTNFLDFIKEAYRLLSPSGELWIAEIKSRFTESAEAKSIKPENVGSEFVDALKMCGFFHKKTDNDNKMFTRFEFFKPPQDIINERKAKLERRKKFVEHEDEKEKFELKRSEKAEGEWLLKPCIYKRR from the coding sequence atgGCATTATTCCAGGTTGAAGGATGGAATTTGAAGCAGGATAAGGTGGCTGTTGGTGGTGGGtcaaataagaaaaaggaGAAAAAGGAAAGGAAGAAGGCAAAGAAAATAGAGCATGCTCTAGtgagagaagaagaagaaaagcaGATACAAACTGGACACGAAGAACATGCCAAAGCAAAAGCTAAAGAAACTGAAGGGAAAACTGAGAATAAGGAAGAATCTGATttaaagaaggaaaaggTTAAAAAGAGAAAGCATGACGAAAATGAAGCACAGGATGAAGTTCCTGATAAGCCGTTACCAATCACTCTGAAATTGACCCCATTGCAACAAAAGATGATGGCCAAATTATCAGGTTCGAGATTTAGGTGGATCAATGAGCAATTATATACGATTACTTCGAAGGACGCATTGAGCTTGATTGAAGATCAACCTGAGTTGTTTGATGAATACCATCAAGGGTTCAGATCTCAGGTGCAATCCTGGCCAGAAAATCCAGTTGATGTGTTTGTGGACCAAATCAAAACCAGAGCGTCTGCAAAGCCTGTTAATGCACCAGGTGGATTGCCTGGTTTACCAAATAAGAAGGTGGTAATTGCAGACATGGGTTGTGGTGAAGCACAATTGGCGTTGGATGTTAATAACTTTACAAAACAATACAAttcaaagaaacaaaaCAAGAAACAAAAACCAAATCAAGGAAGGAGGTTCCAGACAGGACCAAAAACCTTAGATATAGAAGTTCATAGTtttgatttgaagaagGCCAACGATAGAATTACGGTCGCtgatatcaaaaatatccCTCTTCCTAACGGGTCATGCACAGTAgtaatattttgtttagCATTGATGGGAACAAACTTCTTGGATTTCATTAAAGAAGCCTACAGGCTTTTATCTCCAAGTGGTGAATTATGGATTGCTGAAATCAAGTCGAGATTCACCGAGTCAGCCGAAGCTAAATCTATTAAACCTGAAAATGTAGGTTCAGAATTCGTCGATGCCTTGAAAATGTGTGGGTTCTTCCACAAGAAAACTGACAATGACAATAAAATGTTCACCAGAttcgaatttttcaagccTCCGCaagatattattaatgaaagaaagGCGAAATTAGAAAGACGCAAGAAATTTGTTGAACACGAAGACGAGAAAGAAAAGTTCGAACTCAAAAGATCAGAGAAAGCAGAGGGTGAATGGCTATTGAAACCTTGTATATATAAGAGAAGATAA
- a CDS encoding DEHA2D03696p (weakly similar to uniprot|P40077 Saccharomyces cerevisiae YER124C DSE1 Daughter cell-specific protein) has protein sequence MNEYYEPTLLFRQNAVKKYSPELSPVSSMSSLDLPKSNNSSSSWLLDNHNPKDTEILNKSCSLNRLNIKSNYWKIPDNDMSLTSMALSRQGDSNKSLLGISSANDDSNLFIYELDLAENYLTHNNTISLPNVHAMRWVPQMGNNELSLITGNSKGYAHLVSIPNSNEEGQSAEIVKRFNHRKHLKSINKDPSIASHTSTDITKLNFMDKSMDLLSLYDNNLFLWDINGCDSQVRPKPISISSIPGIVNFDPIPHSSNSVGICGQFGVSLFDTRQPKFSVPSSVMKQANKRKLGANVIRWSPNDDNVFAASHMDGVIRLWDIRKQDYFASLDGHQGKKIISIEWNKNDLFSGGRDGNIVHWDLTSDINEYPKPDITNCGLKEGLNSIKFNPVKNSVEKTINQRQCGTVLPASNTNIVDMCSVSLTSHNEEDVKVLSIDSSSFLGLHSKIFDAVKVNINSEKTYYTDDDISLLLAAQQSSLSTLVNDSTENVTKPLTISRMPTTKITHDVAPPAIPTPASVVPTTPNMSNDTLAEGPDEFVEVGDIIRLKEPKFSFSNYNDSVFSVDSNHDIKSSPSSTTSRGSFGESSSSISTNPTIVEASPISHKRDPSDIFNFKTDFDFGLGLNDYKFDESLVDRSFDRMLSLKTNATNYYSVYSS, from the coding sequence ATGAACGAATATTACGAACCTACATTACTATTTAGACAAAACGCTGTTAAGAAATACAGTCCTGAACTTTCACCTGTTTCAAGTATGAGCAGTCTTGACTTGCCAAAGTCGAATAATAGCTCGTCATCCTGGTTATTAGATAACCATAATCCTAAAGACACGGAAATTCTCAATAAGTCATGTTCATTGAACAGGTTGAACATAAAGTCCAACTACTGGAAAATTCCCGATAATGATATGAGCTTAACGTCTATGGCTCTACTGAGACAAGGGGActctaataaatcattactAGGCATATCAAGTGCCAATGATGATTCTAATTTGTTTATATACGAATTAGATTTGGCCgagaattatttaacaCACAACAATACCATTTCTTTGCCAAATGTTCACGCAATGAGATGGGTTCCGCAGATGGGTAACAATGAGTTAAGTTTGATAACAGGAAACAGTAAAGGTTACGCTCACTTAGTTTCAATCCCAAACTCAAACGAGGAAGGTCAGTCGGCCGAAATCGTTAAACGTTTCAACCACAGGAAGCATcttaaatcaataaataaggaTCCCTCTATTGCATCTCATACCTCGACAGATATTACGAAATTAAACTTCATGGATAAAAGTATGGACTTATTATCCCTTTATGACAATAACTTGTTCTTATGGGATATTAATGGATGTGATTCGCAAGTCAGACCTAaaccaatatcaatttcGAGCATACCAGGGATAGTTAATTTTGACCCTATCCCTCACAGTTCTAACCTGGTGGGTATATGTGGCCAATTTGGTGTGTCATTGTTTGATACAAGACAGCCCAAATTTAGTGTTCCATCATCAGTTATGAAGCAAGCTAACAAGAGGAAGCTAGGTGCAAATGTCATAAGATGGTCCCCTAATGACGATAATGTATTTGCTGCGTCGCATATGGATGGGGTTATACGGTTGTGGGACATCAGGAAGCAAGATTATTTTGCAAGCCTCGATGGTCACCAAgggaaaaaaataattagcATAGAATGGAACAAGAATGACTTATTCAGTGGAGGCAGAGATGGAAATATAGTGCATTGGGATTTAACATCCGATATAAACGAATACCCTAAACCTGACATTACGAATTGTGGTTTGAAAGAAGGATTAAATAGCATTAAATTCAACCCAGTGAAGAATTCAGTCGAGAAAACCATCAACCAAAGACAATGCGGTACAGTATTACCAGCATCGAACACCAATATTGTGGATATGTGCTCCGTTTCTCTTACCTCGcataatgaagaagacgTTAAGGTGCTTTCTATTGATAGCAGCTCATTCCTTGGATTACACTCCAAGATATTTGATGCTGTTAAAGTCAACATCAACTCAGAAAAAACATACTACACCGACGACGACATATCTTTGCTCCTTGCTGCTCAACAATCCAGTCTCTCAACATTGGTCAATGATTCGACAGAAAATGTAACCAAGCCTTTGACCATTTCCAGGATGCCTACAACAAAGATCACCCACGATGTTGCTCCTCCTGCTATTCCTACACCCGCTAGTGTTGTTCCTACTACCCCTAACATGTCCAACGACACACTAGCAGAAGGCCCTGACGAATTTGTGGAAGTAGGCGACATCATCAGACTCAAAGAACCAAAATTCTCGTTTTCAAACTACAACGATTCGGTCTTCTCAGTCGATTCAAACCACGATATAAAGTCGTCCCCACTGTCCACTACCTCTCGTGGCTCATTCGGCGAATCGTCGTCGTCCATATCTACAAATCCAACCATAGTTGAAGCGTCTCCAATATCACACAAGAGAGACCCGAGCgatattttcaacttcaagaCTGATTTTGACTTTGGTCTTGGCTTGAATGACTACAAATTTGACGAGTCCTTAGTCGACAGATCATTCGATAGGATGCTTTCACTCAAGACCAATGCTACCAATTATTATAGTGTTTATAGTAGTTAA